The following is a genomic window from Episyrphus balteatus chromosome 1, idEpiBalt1.1, whole genome shotgun sequence.
GATAGAGTTATTCCTTTTGGTGGACTGAAATTAATAGatttgaatttatgttttaCTGAGTAAAACTTTACTTACGTAGTATCAAATGTCAGAGCTGTCTTCATATCAATATGATGCCAAATGGTTCTAGAAAATTTAAAAGACTCCTTTTCAATTCCCAAATCGATTAAATATGTTTCTATTGTTTGCTTAATTCGTAGAGGAACAGCACATAGACTACGAGATGGTTTCTTATCAAAACAATTAAGAGCTGTTAGAAGACGTTCTTGAGACTCTGAAAGAGTGTTCATCATGATGTGAATTTTATTATCCTGAAAtaagagaatttttaaaaaaaatgttaattatcCCTGATCTTTAAAGCTCAACGGAAATAATACTCCATTAacctaattgaattttttgaataagaTCTCTTTTGTTAGTGTTTGGAGATCAACAAACACTCATCAGAGATAAACTTGTAAGCTGTCTAATACATTGTATTTATCTTAACTTTATGAGCAGAATTAATCAAATTAGGTAGAAACTGATAAGACCGATTTATTATAATTGTTTCTTACTTCTAGTACAAAAGTTCCATCACTCCAATCACCGTTTAATGAATAGAATTTTACTAAATCTTTCAATGATGGATCTTTTTTCAGCcaattgatataattttgtatCATATTATAGGAATTTGATTCTAGCTTTCGATTTTCATAGAGATCACGAAGTTTTGACCAGTCTTCTAATGGAATTTCCACAAgagtattattatttgtttccatatttaataataatgcagcgaaagcaaaacaaaaacagtatataaatataaatgccACGGAACACACCGATTGTCAAGAAGTTAATTTACAGACTgaaggtttttgttttatgttttgcttgacaaaattgaaaacattCCAAAGTCTGACGTCTagaaaaagctttttttgtcAGATTAAGGGTTGCCAggtgcttaaatttaaaaagacttaaactttttaaaacttttatgtaggtacatcatacattttacaaaaCCGTTTGGTgaaattaaatactttgtacTTTAAACGAACAAAACTGAACATTAGTTTAATTTAAA
Proteins encoded in this region:
- the LOC129907695 gene encoding uncharacterized protein LOC129907695 — protein: METNNNTLVEIPLEDWSKLRDLYENRKLESNSYNMIQNYINWLKKDPSLKDLVKFYSLNGDWSDGTFVLEDNKIHIMMNTLSESQERLLTALNCFDKKPSRSLCAVPLRIKQTIETYLIDLGIEKESFKFSRTIWHHIDMKTALTFDTTPPKGITLSQLQEEHIDTVNNVWPFRTTGSEVFVGRLIRFNQSIGAFDENGKLISWCLTLPIGALGLLQVEESHKRKGFGSLMVRCMAKMNAERGVETIAPVVDENTASRAMFRGLGFQEIDQVFWFHKPETE